Proteins encoded by one window of Panicum virgatum strain AP13 chromosome 7N, P.virgatum_v5, whole genome shotgun sequence:
- the LOC120683041 gene encoding amino acid transporter AVT3C-like — translation MGFDKEASSSSSRLDAAAPLLPQHGGGGGAGGHLSSQPKTFANVFIAVVGSGVLGLPYTFSRTGWAAGTLLLLAVAALTFHCMMLLVAARCRIADEHPKIASFGDLGHAVYGAPGRHAVDAMLVLSQASFCVGYLMFISNTMAHLYPIGADSPASPLLTAKALFIWAMLPFQLGLNSIKTLTLLAPLSIFADAVDLGAMGVVLGQDASIWLANKPPVFAFAGPAEILYGLGVAVYAFEGIGMVLPLEAEAADKRRFGATLALSMAFIAIMYGLFGAMGYLAFGAATRDIITTNLGTGWLSVLVQLGLCINLFFTMPVMMNPVYEVAERLLCGKRYAWWLRWILVVAVGLLAMLVPNFADFLSLVGSSVCVVLGFVLPAVFHLKVFGGEIGWAALVADVVVIVIGVALAVSGTWTSLVQIFSSS, via the coding sequence ATGGGATTCGACAAGGAGGCGAGCTCCTCGTCCTCGCGGctcgacgcggcggcgccgctgctcccgcagcacggcggcggcggcggcgcgggcgggcacCTGTCGTCGCAGCCCAAGACGTTCGCCAACGTCTTCATCGCGGTGGTCGGCTCGGGCGTGCTGGGCCTGCCCTACACCTTCTCCCGCACGGGCTGGGCGGCGGGGAcgctgctcctcctcgccgtcgccgcgctcaCCTTCCACTGCATGATGCTGCTCGTCGCCGCGCGCTGCCGGATCGCCGACGAGCACCCCAAGATCGCCTCTTTCGGGGACCTGGGCCACGCCGTCTACGGCGCGCCCGGGAGGCACGCCGTCGACGCCATGCTCGTGCTCAGCCAGGCCAGCTTCTGCGTCGGCTACCTCATGTTCATCTCCAACACCATGGCGCACCTCTACCCCATCGGGGCCGACTCCCCGGCCTCCCCGCTCCTCACCGCCAAGGCGCTCTTCATCTGGGCGATGCTGCCGTTCCAGCTCGGCCTCAATTCCATCAAGACGCTCACGCTCCTCGCGCCGCTCAGCATCTTCGCGGACGCCGTCGACCTCGGCGCCATGGGCGTCGTCCTGGGCCAGGACGCCTCCATCTGGCTCGCCAACAAGCCCCCCGTGTTCGCCTTCGCCGGCCCCGCCGAGATCCTCTATGGGCTCGGCGTCGCCGTCTACGCCTTCGAGGGAATCGGCATGGTCCTGCCGCTGGAGGCGGAGGCCGCGGACAAGCGCAGGTTCGGCGCCACGCTCGCGCTGTCCATGGCGTTCATCGCCATCATGTACGGGCTGTTCGGAGCGATGGGCTACCTCGCGTTCGGCGCCGCCACGCGGGACATTATCACCACCAACCTCGGCACAGGGTGGCTCTCCGTCCTGGTGCAGCTCGGCCTCTGCATCAACCTCTTCTTCACCATGCCAGTGATGATGAACCCGGTCTACGAGGTCGCCGAGCGCCTGCTCTGCGGCAAGCGCTACGCCTGGTGGCTGCGCTGGATCCTCGTCGTGGCCGTCGGTCTCCTGGCGATGCTCGTGCCCAATTTCGCCGACTTCCTCTCGCTCGTCGGGAGCAGCGTCTGCGTCGTGCTGGGGTTCGTGCTGCCCGCCGTGTTCCACCTCAAGGTGTTCGGCGGCGAGATCGGTTGGGCCGCGCTCGTTGCCGACGTGGTCGTCATCGTTATCGGGGTTGCGCTTGCGGTGTCCGGGACATGGACATCGCTCGTTCAAATCTTCAGttctagttaa